In Vitis vinifera cultivar Pinot Noir 40024 chromosome 17, ASM3070453v1, one genomic interval encodes:
- the LOC100248488 gene encoding lysM domain receptor-like kinase 4: protein MASLSKFVCIFTLILMIKPMFSQQSYDKSNCTSEPQLPGSNYICNPKKLPCQTYIVYRAQHNFRTLSSISSLFNANISELFTTNNMVEANSSNLRPGQEIIIPVTCSCPDRFSEAMFIYNCSHSDSLLIIACTVFEGLVKAQSLIEENPDFGGDNPGDLTIKVPVRCACLAKFERDNGVRYLVTYPVIQGDSTDLMARKFGVPEEMIRAANKLDRYAAIYPQTTLLIPTKDVPVVNWEIDSLYENPPPSPQEAVPFRKVKHGAEPNNKNSHLLLGFGIFIVIVLMVVASGGSIFFWKRYHQRFQPSVARSSQLSNLSPDFLDGMSKLKHSLMSFSLEELRNATEDFGKASIIGRAVYQGKIRGSIMAIKQMDSEEGARHVIEILTRLNHVNMVKLEGCCYGTRPYLVFEFAENGSLRDCLSNPKIARQLTWKKRMQIAFDLAVGLHYIHYYTKPGYVHRNINSRSVLITMDWRAKISGFRMARALLYSEEERETEIINESVIVGKKGYLAPEYLSRGLVTTKMDIYAFGVVLLELISAKEAITKENFLKDSAKFLIDGGLEGSSEYLEKLKKFTDPVLQGDYPLSDALCLALLAKCCTEEEPHQRPTINDLLKALSRIL from the coding sequence ATGGCTTCTCTCTCAAAATTCGTCTGTATTTTCACTCTAATTCTTATGATCAAACCTATGTTTTCTCAGCAATCTTATGACAAGTCTAACTGCACTTCAGAACCCCAACTTCCTGGTTCCAACTACATATGCAACCCCAAGAAACTTCCATGCCAAACCTACATAGTCTACAGAGCCCAACACAATTTTCGGACGCTGTCTTCCATATCCTCTCTCTTCAATGCAAATATATCCGAACTCTTCACTACCAACAACATGGTTGAAGCTAATTCCAGCAATCTCAGGCCTGGTCAGGAGATCATCATCCCAGTTACCTGCTCTTGTCCTGATCGGTTCTCTGAGGCAATGTTCATTTACAACTGTTCACATTCAGATTCATTGCTTATAATTGCTTGTACAGTTTTTGAAGGATTGGTGAAAGCCCAGAGTCTCATTGAGGAGAACCCGGATTTTGGAGGCGATAATCCTGGTGATTTAACAATAAAGGTACCTGTTCGTTGTGCATGTCTTGCTAAATTTGAAAGAGACAATGGTGTAAGGTACCTTGTGACATATCCAGTGATTCAGGGTGATAGTACAGACTTGATGGCACGTAAATTTGGGGTGCCTGAAGAAATGATTCGGGCTGCTAATAAATTAGACCGTTATGCAGCTATTTACCCTCAAACCACATTGCTCATTCCCACAAAGGATGTCCCAGTGGTGAATTGGGAGATTGATTCTCTCTATGAAAATCCGCCTCCTAGTCCTCAGGAAGCTGTTCCTTTTAGGAAAGTCAAACACGGCGCAGAACCAAATAACAAGAATTCACACCTACTTCTTGGATTCGGCATCTTCATTGTGATAGTTCTAATGGTTGTGGCTTCTGGGGGTTCCATTTTCTTTTGGAAAAGATATCATCAGAGGTTCCAACCTTCGGTGGCTAGAAGTTCTCAACTGTCAAATTTGTCGCCTGATTTTCTAGATGGGATGTCCAAGCTGAAGCACTCATTGATGAGTTTCAGCTTAGAGGAGCTGAGGAATGCAACCGAGGACTTTGGCAAGGCATCTATCATTGGTAGAGCAGTGTATCAGGGAAAGATTAGGGGTAGCATCATGGCCATCAAGCAGATGGATTCAGAGGAAGGAGCCCGCCATGTCATTGAGATATTGACGAGGCTTAATCATGTCAACATGGTGAAGCTAGAGGGATGCTGCTATGGAACCAGGCCCTATCTTGTGTTTGAGTTTGCAGAGAATGGTAGCTTAAGGGACTGCTTGTCCAATCCAAAGATAGCTAGGCAGCTCACATGGAAAAAGAGAATGCAGATTGCTTTTGATCTCGCTGTGGGTCTTCACTACATTCATTACTACACCAAGCCCGGTTATGTTCATAGAAACATAAACAGCAGAAGTGTGCTCATAACCATGGATTGGAGGGCCAAGATTTCCGGGTTTAGAATGGCAAGGGCACTGCTGTACAGTGAAGAAGAGAGGGAGACGGAGATTATTAATGAATCTGTGATAGTGGGGAAAAAGGGGTATTTAGCTCCAGAGTACCTGAGCCGTGGGCTAGTTACAACTAAGATGGATATATATGCATTTGGGGTTGTTTTGCTTGAGCTGATATCTGCCAAAGAAGCTATTACAAAGGAGAATTTCTTGAAGGATTCTGCAAAGTTTCTGATAGATGGAGGGCTAGAAGGGTCTTCAGAGTACTTGGAGAAGTTGAAGAAATTCACTGATCCTGTTCTGCAGGGGGATTACCCTTTGAGTGATGCCTTGTGTCTGGCACTCTTGGCCAAGTGTTGCACGGAGGAGGAACCCCATCAAAGACCCACGATAAATGATCTTTTGAAAGCTCTTTCCAGAATCCTATGA
- the LOC100263937 gene encoding serine/threonine-protein kinase AFC2 isoform X2, giving the protein MGCSSSGSEDKINSKMGEGTFGQVLECWDRERKEMVAVKIVRGIKKYREAAMIEIEVLQQLAKHDKGGNRCVQIRNWFDYRNHICIVFEKLGPSLYDFLRKNNYRSFPIDLVREIGRQLLECVAFMHDLRLIHTDLKPENILLVSPEYVKVPDYKVSSRSPKDGSYFKRVPKSSAIKVIDFGSTTYERQDQNYIVSTRHYRAPEVILGLGWSYPCDIWSVGCILVELCTGEALFQTHENLEHLAMMERVLGPLPQHMLKRVDRHAEKYVRRGRLDWPEGATSRESIKAVLKLPRLQNLIMQHVDHSAGDLIHLLQGLLRYDPSDRLTALGALRHPFFTRDHLRRS; this is encoded by the exons ATGGGATGTTCTTCCTCAGGCTCCGAAG ATAAGATCAACAGCAAGATGGGCGAAG GAACCTTTGGTCAGGTTTTGGAATGCTGGGACAGAGAGAGGAAGGAAATGGTTGCCGTCAAAATTGTCCGTGGTATTAAGAAGTATCGTGAGGCTGCCATGATTGAAATTGAAGTCTTACAACAGCTTGCTAAACATGACAAGGGTGGCAATCG TTGTGTGCAAATACGGAACTGGTTTGACTATCGTAACCATATCTGTATT GTGTTTGAGAAGCTTGGACCAAGCTTATACGATTTTCTACGGAAAAACAATTATCGCTCATTTCCCATTGATCTTGTCCGTGAGATTGGCAGACAACTGTTGGAATGTGTAGCAT TTATGCATGATTTACGCCTCATACATACGGATTTGAAGCCTGAGAATATACTTCTAGTGTCTCCAGAATATGTTAAAGTTCCAGACTACAAG GTTTCATCCCGTTCACCCAAGGATGGTTCTTACTTTAAGAGAGTACCAAAATCAAGTGCTATTAAAGTGATTGATTTTGGAAGCACAACATATGAGCGACAAGATCAGAACTACATTGTATCAACACGGCATTATCGTGCGCCAGAGGTTATTCTTG GGCTTGGATGGAGTTATCCATGTGATATATGGAGTGTTGGATGTATCTTGGTGGAGTTATGCACG GGAGAAGCATTGTTTCAGACTCATGAGAATCTGGAGCACCTTGCCATGATGGAAAGGGTGTTGGGTCCACTGCCGCAGCACATGCTGAAGAGAGTAGA CCGACATGCAGAGAAGTATGTACGAAGGGGTAGATTGGACTGGCCAGAAGGTGCGACTTCAAGGGAAAGTATCAAAGCTGTTCTCAAGCTACCTCGCCTTCAG AACCTAATAATGCAGCATGTGGACCATTCGGCTGGAGATCTAATACATCTGTTGCAAGGTCTTCTTAGATATGACCCTTCAGACCGATTGACAGCCCTTGGAGCCCTAAGGCATCCCTTCTTTACAAGGGATCACCTCAGGAGGTCTTGA
- the LOC100263937 gene encoding serine/threonine-protein kinase AFC2 isoform X1, with product MEMVERVTEFPHTHMDRRPRKRPRLGWDVLPQAPKAQLGMFCGQEVGNVASFAPSKAHSDQTTSSMFVKGVARNGSPPWREDDKDGHYIFALGENLTSRYKINSKMGEGTFGQVLECWDRERKEMVAVKIVRGIKKYREAAMIEIEVLQQLAKHDKGGNRCVQIRNWFDYRNHICIVFEKLGPSLYDFLRKNNYRSFPIDLVREIGRQLLECVAFMHDLRLIHTDLKPENILLVSPEYVKVPDYKVSSRSPKDGSYFKRVPKSSAIKVIDFGSTTYERQDQNYIVSTRHYRAPEVILGLGWSYPCDIWSVGCILVELCTGEALFQTHENLEHLAMMERVLGPLPQHMLKRVDRHAEKYVRRGRLDWPEGATSRESIKAVLKLPRLQNLIMQHVDHSAGDLIHLLQGLLRYDPSDRLTALGALRHPFFTRDHLRRS from the exons ATGGAGATGGTGGAGCGCGTGACCGAGTTTCCTCACACGCACATGGATCGCCGGCCGAGGAAGAGGCCGCGTTTGGGATGGGATGTTCTTCCTCAGGCTCCGAAG GCTCAGCTAGGGATGTTTTGTGGACAAGAGGTTGGGAATGTGGCAAGCTTTGCACCTTCAAAGGCACACTCCGACCAAACTACTAGTTCTATGTTTGTAAAGGGAGTAGCTCGAAATGGTTCTCCCCCATGGCGAGAAGATGACAAAGATGGCCATTACATATTTGCGCTTGGAGAAAATTTAACTTCTCGCT ATAAGATCAACAGCAAGATGGGCGAAG GAACCTTTGGTCAGGTTTTGGAATGCTGGGACAGAGAGAGGAAGGAAATGGTTGCCGTCAAAATTGTCCGTGGTATTAAGAAGTATCGTGAGGCTGCCATGATTGAAATTGAAGTCTTACAACAGCTTGCTAAACATGACAAGGGTGGCAATCG TTGTGTGCAAATACGGAACTGGTTTGACTATCGTAACCATATCTGTATT GTGTTTGAGAAGCTTGGACCAAGCTTATACGATTTTCTACGGAAAAACAATTATCGCTCATTTCCCATTGATCTTGTCCGTGAGATTGGCAGACAACTGTTGGAATGTGTAGCAT TTATGCATGATTTACGCCTCATACATACGGATTTGAAGCCTGAGAATATACTTCTAGTGTCTCCAGAATATGTTAAAGTTCCAGACTACAAG GTTTCATCCCGTTCACCCAAGGATGGTTCTTACTTTAAGAGAGTACCAAAATCAAGTGCTATTAAAGTGATTGATTTTGGAAGCACAACATATGAGCGACAAGATCAGAACTACATTGTATCAACACGGCATTATCGTGCGCCAGAGGTTATTCTTG GGCTTGGATGGAGTTATCCATGTGATATATGGAGTGTTGGATGTATCTTGGTGGAGTTATGCACG GGAGAAGCATTGTTTCAGACTCATGAGAATCTGGAGCACCTTGCCATGATGGAAAGGGTGTTGGGTCCACTGCCGCAGCACATGCTGAAGAGAGTAGA CCGACATGCAGAGAAGTATGTACGAAGGGGTAGATTGGACTGGCCAGAAGGTGCGACTTCAAGGGAAAGTATCAAAGCTGTTCTCAAGCTACCTCGCCTTCAG AACCTAATAATGCAGCATGTGGACCATTCGGCTGGAGATCTAATACATCTGTTGCAAGGTCTTCTTAGATATGACCCTTCAGACCGATTGACAGCCCTTGGAGCCCTAAGGCATCCCTTCTTTACAAGGGATCACCTCAGGAGGTCTTGA
- the LOC100253593 gene encoding cytochrome P450 736A117, with translation MSGPIVQKFNMLLLDPLSFSLFPFFFFIVLLVRWLFSTPPTTHKTLPPSPPRLPVLGNMHQLGIYPYRSLLCLARCYGPLMLLQLGRVRTLVVSSPDAAQEIMKTHDLIFANRPKMSLGKRLLYDYKDVSVAPYGEYWRQMRSICVLHLLSNKRVQSFNTVRREEISLLIQKIEEFSSLSTSMDLSGMFMRLTNDVICRVAFGRKYSGDERGKKFRRLLGEFVELLGGFNVGDYIPWLAWVEYVNGWSAKVERVAKEFDEFLDGVVEEHLDGGTGSIAKGDNEKDFVDVLLEIQRDGTLGFSMDRDSIKALILDIFAGGTDTTYTVLEWAMTELLRHPKAMKELQNEVRGITRGKEHITEDDLEKMHYLKAVIKETLRLHPPIPLLVPRESSQDVNIMGYHIPAGTMVIINAWAIGRDPMSWDEPEEFRPERFLNTNIDFKGHDFELIPFGAGRRGCPGISFAMATNELVLANLVNKFDWALPDGARAEDLDMTECTGLTIHRKFPLLAVSTPCF, from the exons ATGTCAGGTCCCATAGTGCAAAAATTCAACATGCTCCTATTGGATCCCTTGTCCTTCTCcctctttccctttttcttcttcatcgtTCTCCTTGTGAGATGGCTCTTCAGTACCCCTCCAACAACCCACAAAACCTTACCACCTTCACCACCAAGGCTTCCTGTACTAGGAAACATGCACCAACTAGGCATCTATCCTTACCGTTCTCTTCTATGCTTAGCTCGGTGCTATGGCCCGCTCATGCTTCTTCAGCTTGGCAGGGTCCGGACACTTGTTGTGTCATCCCCAGATGCTGCCCAGGAGATCATGAAAACGCATGATCTCATCTTTGCTAACAGGCCCAAGATGAGTTTGGGAAAGAGACTTCTGTATGATTACAAGGATGTGTCGGTGGCTCCTTATGGGGAGTACTGGAGGCAGATGAGAAGCATTTGTGTGCTCCACCTTCTTAGTAACAAGAGGGTTCAGTCTTTTAACACTGTTAGAAGAGAAGAAATCTCCCTCTTGATCCAGAAGATTGAAGAGTTTTCTTCATTATCAACGTCTATGGACTTGAGTGGAATGTTTATGAGGCTTACAAATGATGTGATATGCAGGGTGGCTTTTGGGAGGAAGTACAGTGGAGATGAAAGAGGGAAGAAGTTCAGAAGATTGTTGGGGGAGTTTGTGGAGTTATTGGGAGGTTTCAATGTAGGGGACTACATTCCATGGCTTGCTTGGGTGGAATATGTAAATGGTTGGAGTGCCAAGGTGGAGAGAGTTGCcaaagaatttgatgaatttttggaTGGAGTAGTTGAAGAGCATTTGGATGGTGGTACGGGTTCAATTGCTAAAGGTGATAACGAGAAGGATTTTGTGGACGTTTTGCTTGAAATTCAGAGGGATGGAACTCTTGGCTTTTCCATGGACAGAGATAGCATCAAAGCTCTCATTTTG GATATATTCGCTGGTGGAACTGATACTACTTACACAGTGCTAGAATGGGCAATGACAGAACTCTTAAGGCACCCCAAAGCCATGAAGGAACTGCAGAATGAAGTGAGGGGAATTACAAGAGGCAAAGAGCACATAACTGAGGATGACTTGGAGAAAATGCACTACTTGAAAGCGGTAATCAAAGAGACTCTTCGGCTGCATCCTCCCATTCCATTACTGGTTCCACGAGAATCAAGCCAGGATGTCAACATAATGGGCTACCATATTCCAGCTGGAACGATGGTTATTATCAATGCTTGGGCCATTGGAAGAGACCCCATGTCCTGGGATGAGCCGGAGGAATTTAGGCCAGAGAGGTTCTTGAACACTAATATAGATTTCAAAGGACATGACTTTGAGTTGATTCCCTTTGGAGCTGGAAGGAGGGGTTGCCCAGGAATCTCATTTGCTATGGCCACAAATGAGCTTGTATTAGCAAATCTTGTGAACAAGTTTGACTGGGCATTGCCTGATGGAGCAAGAGCAGAGGATTTGGACATGACTGAATGCACTGGTCTTACTATCCATAGAAAGTTTCCTCTGCTTGCTGTTTCAACTCCATGTTTTTAG